The genomic window GGATACCGAGGGACGCGCCTGCGCACCGTCCTGGTCGTAGGCATATGAATTTAAgaggtcgtcgtcggtcAAGGCTGACCGCTGGCCTGTGCTGTATACGGGCTGATCATTGTCGAGATCGAGCAGGAGATCATTTCGCGGGGGCGCGGGACCCCCGGGAGGCGGACGGCCTGTCATGCCTCAAGGCGTCGCCGCTTCGGCCAATCGGTGGTGGGAGACACGGTCAAGGGGTGTGTCGAAGCATAAATCAATGGGCAGATCGATGGGACGCGGGGGAATCGTTGTTAGCTGTAGTCGTCGTGGTACTTCGTGTGCAGTCGTGAATTGGGTATGTATGTCTAGGTCTATCGCAAACTCGGGGcggggtgtggtgttgcggCGTGCGACGAGCTGAAGTTGcaagttaaaaaaaataacacgGCGCCGTGTTCTTTGATATGAGAGAGCACAGCCTCCTTTCATCAACCGGCGGAGGATTCGCGGACTGGGGTCTGGGCTACAAGAcccgttgtcgtcgtcagcCGTGGGCCCCGTAGGTTGTCTCTCTGCGCCCAACTCCAGTGGGCAAACGTTTCGAGCGATGGCTGTCAAAGCCGAGGATGTCGTAACAACGTGATGCTGCCGAGCAgcaaggggggtggtgaggtagtGATATGAAGAACTGGAAACCCAAGACACTTTTTGGCGGGCTTCTTCAGGAGAACGGCGCAACCTGACTTTGGCTGTAGGGAGTGCTAGCGCGGATTGCCTTGGGACGTCACAGCCCTGCCTGTAAAAGCCGGCCCCTGCGAAGAAGTGTTTCGGAGTGGCTGACAGCAGCCAATCACCGACACGAGGCCGCCTCAGAGCTGTCCCACGAAGAGTGACTAAGCAACTTGCTTGGTAGGCGTCCACTGCAGTGGCGGACCCTAGCTTCACTTACAGCAACTCATCTCATCTTTCATCATTCATTCATTCGCTCACTCACAACGGGCCATATCTGACACGGTCACCAGCGCATTTGACGCTTTTCCAAACCGACCTCACAACCAATCCAGAACAGCAATACCGATTCTTCACATCAGACAAAATGGTCTGCGGAAAATGCCAAAAACTCAGCTCAACCACACTAGCCACGCCGggcgtcaagaagaagagtgagATGTACTACGGCTCAGccgcctcatcatcagcatcgtcGTCCAAATCAGCCACCCTCGGGCAGAACGGCATTTCCAAGAGCAAGCTGCTGTCAAAAGCGGCGAAGAACCCATATGCTCAGTATTCGAGTTCTTGCACGCAATGCAAGACCAAGGTAAACCAAGGGCACACATATTGCCACAAGTGCGCATACAAGGCAGCTGGTGGGTTTCTCTTTTCTGGTTAGCAGTTGGGATTGTTAGCTGACATTGTCACAGCCTGCGCCGTGTGTGGTAAgccagaaaagaaaaagtcagcagcagcgccaatTGTGGATGGCACCAAGAGGTCTCTGAAGTgagtgatgaagatgggacTGGTGGAGGTCGGGTCAGAAGGTCAGGCGCCAGGCATCGGGAACTGACGCGAGGTGTGTATCATTCCCTGGGTTTCATGTTCATTGCTAAATCAGGCGTTTTGGCGCATTTCACGGGCGGTCTCGTTCAGAATTCTCAGTCATAACAAACATAGTAAAATCGAAATTATCCTAAACAACCGTATTATATCATAAACACACCTGACTTGCCACCCCCAATCTTGTCTCTTTCAAATCGAAGCCTTGAACCCCAACGCCCTCCCCTTGAGCAACTCCCCCACAAACTCCCCAATAGCCTTGTTAACCTCTTCCGGATTCTCCCACGTAGCCCAATGATTAGCCTCCACCTCTCTCTTGATCAACCCCCTGGGGAAAAACTGCTCCATATTATCCGCCATCTTCGGCGGCAAGGCAGTGTCCCTCGTCGCGGTAAGAATCATGCCCGGCACCTCAACCTtgctcttcccctccttcaccaaatcagccttctcctcctcgtaaTTCACGTCCCACGTCCGGTAGTAATTCATCGGGGCGTGGACCCCGTTACGCTCATACTGGTCAACGTAaaactccagctcctcctcggacaACAACTCTGACTTGTCCACTTTGACTCCTTCGTCAAAAAGGGAGAGGTCAATCCCCACGTTGGCGACGAAATGGCCCTTGCCGGTTTTGCTGTCTTTGCTGCCGTAGAGGATGTTTAGAAACTTTCTGATGCCGTCCCTCCCGGCGGCCTGGATTTTGTTTTCGAGGGTGGGATCTTCGAATTGGAGCTGGTAGGCAAAGTTGGGGAGGAACTGGTCGATGAGGACCTTTTTGGGGATGTAACCCTGGCTGTTGGGGGCGTTGTAAGGGGTGCAGATGCTGAAGACGCCCAGGATGAGGGCGGGGTGCCGGAGGGCGAGGCGCCAGACGATGGCGCCGCCCCAGTCGTggccgccgaggatgatggggtgggagggggagacgaGCTGaatgagggaggcgaggtcggtggagagggatttGTAGGAATAGggcgggatgggggagggggcggaggagaggccgTAGCCTAGCATGTCGGGGACGATGacgcggagggagagggaggtgaggaaggggattTGGTGGCGCCAGCCGAAGGAGAGGTCGGGGAAGCCATGGATGAGGACTACCGTCGCGGCGGGGGTGccgctggaggggagggcttCGAGGTAGTGGTAGGTGTGTcctgaggggagggtggtggtgtggtgtttgaCGCGGGGGTCGTTGGGGACGAGTTTGTCGACCATTTTTTTGGCGGTTTTAGGGGGCTTGATTCTGGAAAAGGGGTAAGTAAATAAAGTTTGgtgatgacggtggtggtggcgtcaagggggtggtggtgtcttaCCCAACGGTGTTTATGCGTGGTGTCTCTCAGGGGCTGTCAACGTCTACCATTCAACGTCCAACCAAAGACACGCAACCGAGTTCAAATTTCAAACCCACGCTGAATGAACTCTCAAATCATACAACAAACCAAAAgaagtgatgatggtttATATACCAACTCACAACCCTACTGCAACAATCATACCTGCAATCGGTTGCATGAAGCCCCGCATTTCCCTTTCAACAGCTGCGTCATGAATTCCGATCCCGAGTCTAAGCCGTTGCTTGCCCATGCAGCAAAGCCAAGAGCTCCCCCCCTCATGCCACCCAAAAGGGCCAACCGATTTGATCGATTCCGGGAACCAGAATCCATATCCAGGTACCACGGCCGAGGCATTTGCTTGGTGGATTTGTGAGCCTCTAATAAGAAATCGGCAGATATAGTACCTACCTATGCAAGCCGCCATTGAAATTGATTAGCTGATGTTAACTCCGCTTTGCTCCGTCCTACCTATCTACTGTGCTTTATCGCCATCAATCCATCATTGACTCCAACCAAGCAACAAAATCTCTTTTCATCTTCTCTGGTACACTCCCATCAGTTGTGAACCCTTAGCGAAGAGACCCcctttttttggtgttttgtctTCTCGTATccaaaaaccaacaaccccttgcCCACTTACTACCCCCCAAATCCTGCCTGTCAACTGACCTCGCTACCGCAACCCACTCGGCCACCGCCGGaacggcatcaccatcttGGGCAACTGTTCAGCCTCAAACCCCCCTAAACAACGGGTGGCCACGGAAtgaaaacaaacaactcAGTTGCATTTTCCGCGCCCTGACTTGAACATCTCACCgtcaaaagcaaaaagcatGTAACTAATCAAGTAATCGTTACCTATTCCTGGGTCATTCATCCGGTCTTACCTCTCACGACATCTCAAATCCATGCACGCCaatgttgatgttgaatgATTTCGTGATCCATACTTCTTCCACAGCACACAACCACCAGTCAAAGTCATCCCCGATCCTGGTGATCTGATCATTTTAATCAAAGCGGCTTGTCCCGATATCATTATTTCATCATCCGTCTCGTGCCCGTCAAAGACTTTCCTCAGTCTGGCCCTGGTATACCACTCAAATGCCTCCCCCGGCCTCTGAATTCAACAAGAATAGCAAAAGAAAATCGTAAGACAAAAATAAACGAAATCAACGCTCCAACAAAAGGAGACCCATGACTGATGATTAATatcccatctccaactcccatATCAAAACTTCCCAACTCGATGCCCACACGATAACAACGCAGCCGAAGTATTAGTAAATAACTGTATCCTCCGCATCCTGCACCATCACCTCGTCGTGATGCTGATCCGAGCTTCGTCGCTTCTGTTCactgtccttctccttctcttgaACCTGTTCgttcttcttgggctggtggtcatccacctccatctgGGTATCTTTTGGCAGGCTGTCCTGCTGATGACGAACATCATCGCCGCTATCGTTTTCGGAAATCGGTGCTGGTTCCCGTGGTCTGTCTCTTTCCCGACGGCCGTCTTCCTTTCTGGTATGTGCTGGTTCTCGACGATGACTATCCTCCCTAGGACGTACAGGTGCCGGCACCGGAGCCCCCAACTCACGatacctcctctccctctccctcttccacaccGCCAACTCCCTATCTATCCTGTCTTCCGCATCACGGACCTGATTGCTAACCGTCCGTGATTGTTCCCGCGTTAGTTCCCAAGGGCGGTAGAGCTGCAAAAAATGTTAGCTTTATGtaccccatcccaccccacaACCAAAGGTTGAAAAACTCACAATCCTCGGATAactcctcgtcatcaaacacctcgccttctccatcctATCCTCATGCCTCGCATGCATACtcttctcatccacctcaatctgattcatcatcctctccctcctccccctctccaacctctcccgcctgtgcttctcatcctccacctcctgccTCTGCACCCTCTCATGCTGCCTCCGCTCGATATCCTGCCTCCGTTTATGCAAATTACTACCTTCCCTCGTCTGCCCGCTCAAAGTCCCCAAAATCCCACCAAACAGCCTCTGGCCGCGCTTGCGCTCTTCCTGGGTGACTGacttttttggtggtggggccaGCGGTTCCTGCGGTAGCGGGGCCGGTTGGCGGTAGCTGTCTCTTCTTGGGTAAGAAGAGTTGGGATGTCTTTGGTGGAATGGACTGCGGGATCGGTTGTCATAACCTAGAGGGTCTccttggtgaggaggtccCCTGTGATCATCATGGTAGTCTGGCAAGTCGTCGACCCGTGAGCGCTTGGCTTCTGCgttggagggtgatgggctggaggaggcttttCGCTTGTTCCTGTTCCTTGAGGGGAATTCTTCGAGTTCGGCCATTGGAGTTGATTTCTGAATGTTTGGTTGACATATAAAATTGTGAGGTGTCGCGCGCACGCGAAATGGAAGTTGGGGAAACAGTGACGATCACCTGTTCACTCGGCGCTGTCCACTTGATGCTCCGGTGTTGTCGCAACAGCAGCGAAAGAAACAAGATTGCGGTCAACTTGCCCAGCAGAGCTCGTGATATAGACTATGGTCGCCTCGACAACaaaataaagaaagaaaagaaagcgGAAACACACAACCCCCAGCAACCACGAGGGGGGATGAGAATCACAGGCTGGAAACCCCACGGCTTGTCCCTGAAGCTTAGCTCCAGGTTTTCTCCACAGAAGCAGTGCAGCGCTAATTTGTGGAGAATGGAGAAGcaagcaaggcaaggcaaggctgGGCCACTGTGAACAAATGCGCCACACTGTGTTGCGCTCGCCTGCCGAGGCTGATAAATTACAACCTTTTCTACTGAAATCGTCGCGTATCTTTACCGCGTCCGACTATTTGCCTGCCACTTTAACGACGGCAACCTCTACCTCCCACCATTCTCTCCAGACAACCCTCATACACCCCGAACAAACCCACCGCGACCATGT from Podospora pseudoanserina strain CBS 124.78 chromosome 7 map unlocalized CBS124.78p_7.2, whole genome shotgun sequence includes these protein-coding regions:
- a CDS encoding uncharacterized protein (EggNog:ENOG503P6H9; COG:S) gives rise to the protein MVCGKCQKLSSTTLATPGVKKKSEMYYGSAASSSASSSKSATLGQNGISKSKLLSKAAKNPYAQYSSSCTQCKTKVNQGHTYCHKCAYKAAACAVCGKPEKKKSAAAPIVDGTKRSLK
- a CDS encoding uncharacterized protein (EggNog:ENOG503NZHF; MEROPS:MER0017177; COG:I), with the protein product MAACIANASAVVPGYGFWFPESIKSVGPFGWHEGGSSWLCCMGKQRLRLGIGIHDAAVEREMRGFMQPIAGMIVAVGLIKPPKTAKKMVDKLVPNDPRVKHHTTTLPSGHTYHYLEALPSSGTPAATVVLIHGFPDLSFGWRHQIPFLTSLSLRVIVPDMLGYGLSSAPSPIPPYSYKSLSTDLASLIQLVSPSHPIILGGHDWGGAIVWRLALRHPALILGVFSICTPYNAPNSQGYIPKKVLIDQFLPNFAYQLQFEDPTLENKIQAAGRDGIRKFLNILYGSKDSKTGKGHFVANVGIDLSLFDEGVKVDKSELLSEEELEFYVDQYERNGVHAPMNYYRTWDVNYEEEKADLVKEGKSKVEVPGMILTATRDTALPPKMADNMEQFFPRGLIKREVEANHWATWENPEEVNKAIGEFVGELLKGRALGFKASI
- a CDS encoding uncharacterized protein (EggNog:ENOG503P3YQ; COG:S), producing MAELEEFPSRNRNKRKASSSPSPSNAEAKRSRVDDLPDYHDDHRGPPHQGDPLGYDNRSRSPFHQRHPNSSYPRRDSYRQPAPLPQEPLAPPPKKSVTQEERKRGQRLFGGILGTLSGQTREGSNLHKRRQDIERRQHERVQRQEVEDEKHRRERLERGRRERMMNQIEVDEKSMHARHEDRMEKARCLMTRSYPRILYRPWELTREQSRTVSNQVRDAEDRIDRELAVWKRERERRYRELGAPVPAPVRPREDSHRREPAHTRKEDGRRERDRPREPAPISENDSGDDVRHQQDSLPKDTQMEVDDHQPKKNEQVQEKEKDSEQKRRSSDQHHDEVMVQDAEDTVIY